A single region of the Kryptolebias marmoratus isolate JLee-2015 linkage group LG10, ASM164957v2, whole genome shotgun sequence genome encodes:
- the LOC108245038 gene encoding microsomal glutathione S-transferase 1, whose translation MAQLMEDEVFRAFTTYAAIVTLKMMLMGPMTAYFRITRGSFTNEEDVARKSEEEKKKLLKSHPDVERVQRCHHNDLENVVPFFFIGLLYALTGPELSTALLHFRAFTAFRIFHTIAYINALPQPSRGLSYILGTLVMFSMAYRVLSTVFVL comes from the exons ATGGCTCAGCTGATGGAAGACGAGGTCTTCAGGGCCTTCACCACCTACGCTGCCATTGTCACCCTGAAGATGATGCTGATGGGGCCGATGACTGCGTATTTCCGGATCACCCGAGGG TCCTTCACCAACGAGGAAGATGTTGCCCGAAAgtctgaggaggagaagaagaagctgctgaaaTCTCATCCAGATGTGGAACGAGTTCAAAG GTGTCACCACAACGACCTGGAGAACGTCGTCCCCTTCTTCTTCATCGGCCTGCTGTACGCTCTGACTGGACCAGAACTTTCCACCGCCCTGCTTCACTTCCGCGCGTTCACGGCCTTCCGCATCTTCCACACCATCGCCTACATCAACGCCCTGCCTCAGCCCAGCCGGGGCCTCTCCTACATCCTCGGCACGCTGGTCATGTTCTCCATGGCGTACAGGGTGCTCAGCACGGTCTTCGTCCTGTAG